In Zonotrichia albicollis isolate bZonAlb1 chromosome 3, bZonAlb1.hap1, whole genome shotgun sequence, a single window of DNA contains:
- the PRSS35 gene encoding inactive serine protease 35, with translation MEHMLLLLIIFIPILGLSNGTETEQDFTWHLKKIPQIVRERTFSLDSPKFEAKTKLELNSVCGIECQRKLPVPSLSDLKSLLSYETVFENGTRTLTEVSVLGAVPDPAANTTTRRPLRRKRQIYGTDSRFSIYDKRFMTNFPFNTAVKISTGCSGILVSPKHVLTAAHCLHNGKDYVKGSKRLRVGLMKTKSRGNGRKRKGAKRSRREISVAKEDPKAATELRRPSKGDERKQRGSGRKQGTSDGMPSFQWTRVKSTHIPKGWFKGVSGDIALDYDYAVLELKRPHKRKYMELGISPTIKMMPGSMIHFSGFDNDRSGQLVYRFCSISDESNDLFYQYCDAEPGSTGSGIYLRLKEPNKKKWKRKIIAVYSGHQWVDINGEQQDYNVAVRITPLKYAQICFWIHGNDENCTQG, from the coding sequence atggAGCACATGTTACTGCTACTCATAATTTTCATACCTATATTGGGTCTCAGTAATGGAACAGAAACTGAACAAGATTTTACTTGGCACTTAAAGAAGATTCCCCAGATTGTGAGAGAAAGAACTTTCTCCCTTGACAGCCCTAAATTTGAAGCAAAAACCAAATTAGAGCTGAACAGTGTATGTGGAATTGAATGTCAAAGGAAACTGCCAGTGCCAAGCTTGTCTGACTTGAAGAGCCTCTTATCCTATGAGACTGTTTTTGAAAACGGCACACGGACCCTGACTGAAGTGAGTGTCCTCGGAGCAGTGCCTGACCCAGCTGCAAACACAACCACACGAAGGCctttgaggaggaagaggcagaTATATGGGACAGACAGTAGGTTCAGCATCTATGACAAGAGGTTTATGACCAACTTTCCATTCAACACCGCTGTGAAGatctccacaggctgcagtggCATTCTGGTTTCCCCCAAGCATGTGCTCACAGCAGCCCACTGCCTGCACAATGGCAAGGATTATGTCAAGGGCAGCAAAAGACTGAGGGTGGGCCTGATGAAGACAAAATCCAGAGGCAACGGCAGGAAACGTAAAGGTGCTAAAAGAAGTAGGAGAGAAATTTCTGTGGCCAAAGAGGATCCCAAAGCCGCCACAGAATTAAGGCGACCATCCAAAGGCGATGAGAGAAAGCAGAGGGGATCTGGGAGGAAGCAAGGGACCTCAGATGGCATGCCCTCCTTCCAGTGGACCCGGGTGAAGAGCACGCACATCCCGAAAGGCTGGTTTAAGGGTGTCTCTGGGGATATTGCCCTGGATTATGATTATGCTGTTCTTGAGCTCAAGCGTCCCCACAAAAGGAAATACATGGAGCTGGGAATCAGCCCAACAATCAAAATGATGCCTGGGAGCATGATCCACTTCTCAGGTTTTGACAATGATCGGTCTGGGCAGCTGGTCTATAGATTTTGTAGCATTTCTGATGAGTCCAATGATCTGTTTTATCAGTACTGTGATGCTGAGCCTGGCTCCACAGGATCTGGCATCTATCTCCGTCTGAAGGAGCCAAACAAAAAGAAGTGGAAACGCAAGATCATCGCTGTTTACTCAGGCCACCAGTGGGTGGACATCAATGGTGAACAGCAGGATTACAATGTAGCGGTACGAATTACTCCTCTCAAATATGCCCAGATTTGCTTCTGGATACATGGGAATGATGAGAATTGCACCCAAGGCTGA